One window of the Lepeophtheirus salmonis chromosome 7, UVic_Lsal_1.4, whole genome shotgun sequence genome contains the following:
- the LOC121121392 gene encoding uncharacterized protein, whose translation MISKILIVSIFVAFGSAQDITLKAPSLAVNCGCQCSNYIFRDGNGITQGNCNSADRTGAKFCYVEPGNTCQDTRRSGRRDNFGRFRQISNEACATPRCGGGFLGGFGNNNNGFGNNNGFGNNNGFGNNNNGFGNNGFRRPNGGGVSISNILKPRSNQNSDIVL comes from the exons ATGATTTCCAAGATTTTAATTGTCTCCATTTTTGTGGCCTTTGGATCTGCTCAAGACATTACACTCAAAGCACCTTCCCTCGCAGTTAATTGTGGATGCCAATGCTCCAATTATATATTCAGAGATGGTAATGGAATAACACAAGGAAACTGCAACTC aGCGGATAGAACCGGAGCAAAATTTTGCTATGTTGAGCCCGGCAATACTTGTCAAGATACAAGACGATCCGGTCGTAGAGACAACTTTGGAAGATTCCGTCAAATTTCTAATGAAGCTTGCGCTACTCCAAGATGTGGAGGAGGCTTTTTAGGAGGATTCGGAAATAATAACAACGGATTTGGAAACAATAATGGATTTGGAAACAATAACGGATTCGGAAATAACAACAATGGATTTGGCAATAATGGATTCAGAAGACCCAATGGAGGTGGTGTCAGTATTTCTAACATCTTGAAACCAAGAAGTAATCAAAACTCCGATATTGTTCTTTAA
- the LOC121121946 gene encoding uncharacterized protein, with amino-acid sequence MISKILIVSIFVAFGSAQDITLKAPSLAVNCGCQCSNYIFRDGNGITQGNCNSADRTGAKFCYVEPGHTCQDTRQSGRRDNFGRFRQISNEACATPRCGGGFLGGFGNNNNGFGNNNGFGNNNGFGNNNGFGNNNNGFGNNGFRRPNGGGVSISNILKPRSNQNSDIVL; translated from the exons ATGATTTCCAAGATTTTAATTGTCTCCATTTTTGTGGCCTTTGGATCTGCTCAAGACATTACACTCAAAGCACCTTCCCTCGCAGTTAATTGTGGATGCCAATGCTCCAATTATATATTCAGAGATGGTAATGGAATAACACAAGGAAACTGCAACTC aGCGGATAGAACCGGAGCAAAATTTTGCTATGTTGAGCCAGGCCACACTTGCCAAGATACAAGACAATCCGGTCGTAGAGACAATTTTGGAAGATTCCGTCAAATTTCTAATGAAGCTTGCGCTACTCCAAGATGTGGAGGAGGTTTCTTAGGAGGATTCGGAAATAATAACAACGGATTTGGAAACAATAATGGATTTGGAAACAACAACGGATTTGGAAACAATAACGGATTCGGAAATAACAACAATGGATTTGGCAATAATGGATTCAGAAGACCCAATGGAGGTGGTGTCAGTATTTCTAACATCTTGAAACCAAGAAGTAATCAAAACTCCGATATTGTTCTTTAA